One window of the Gemmatimonas sp. UBA7669 genome contains the following:
- a CDS encoding AAA family ATPase: MTAPVQGAAATEFDHLDDATLADRLQGAGQRIAAELRKVIVGQDAVVEQALIALFAGGNCLLVGVPGLAKTLLISTLARALDLRFSRIQFTPDLMPSDVTGTDVIQDDPATGQRRLAFLPGPVFANVLLADEINRTPPKTQAALLEAMQERRVTVQGRTYELDKPFFVFATQNPIELEGTYPLPEAQLDRFMLEVMLDYLPEEDEVAVVKATTALPPEAVQPVVTKDEILAYQRVVRRLPIADAVTRYAVALVRATRPSNEGSADYIRQYVSYGASVRAAQALVLGAKARALLQGRASAAFDDVKALARPVLRHRVLVNFQAQSEKMTTDRIVERLLQSVPVPSSSL, translated from the coding sequence GTGACCGCACCCGTGCAAGGCGCCGCCGCCACTGAGTTCGACCATCTCGACGATGCCACCCTGGCCGACCGGCTGCAGGGCGCTGGTCAGCGCATTGCCGCCGAGCTGCGCAAGGTGATCGTCGGGCAGGATGCCGTGGTGGAGCAGGCCCTCATCGCCCTGTTCGCCGGTGGCAACTGTCTGCTGGTGGGCGTACCCGGTCTCGCCAAGACGCTGCTCATCTCCACGCTCGCGCGGGCACTCGATTTGCGCTTCTCGCGCATTCAGTTCACACCCGACCTCATGCCCAGCGACGTCACGGGCACGGATGTCATTCAGGATGATCCGGCCACCGGGCAGCGCCGCCTGGCGTTTCTTCCCGGCCCGGTGTTCGCCAACGTGCTGCTGGCCGACGAGATCAACCGCACACCACCCAAGACGCAGGCGGCCCTGCTGGAAGCCATGCAGGAGCGCCGCGTGACCGTGCAGGGGCGCACCTATGAACTCGACAAGCCGTTCTTCGTGTTTGCCACGCAGAACCCCATTGAGCTCGAGGGCACCTATCCACTGCCGGAAGCGCAGCTCGACCGCTTCATGCTGGAAGTCATGCTCGACTACCTGCCCGAGGAGGATGAAGTCGCCGTGGTGAAGGCCACAACGGCGCTGCCGCCCGAGGCCGTGCAGCCGGTGGTCACCAAGGACGAGATTCTGGCCTATCAGCGGGTGGTGCGTCGTCTGCCCATTGCCGACGCGGTCACGCGCTACGCGGTCGCGCTGGTGCGTGCCACGCGTCCGAGCAACGAGGGGTCGGCCGACTATATCCGGCAGTACGTGAGCTACGGGGCCAGCGTACGCGCCGCGCAGGCGCTGGTACTGGGCGCCAAGGCCCGTGCGCTTCTGCAGGGCCGTGCCAGCGCCGCGTTCGATGATGTGAAGGCGCTGGCCCGTCCGGTGCTGCGTCATCGTGTGCTCGTGAACTTCCAGGCGCAGTCGGAAAAGATGACCACCGATCGCATCGTGGAGCGTCTGCTCCAGAGTGTGCCGGTGCCCAGCTCGTCGCTGTAA
- a CDS encoding BatA domain-containing protein: MGLGFLVPAFLAGLVALAVPLLLHLRNKDRDRPLRFPSLMFLQKLPIRTEQRQRITDWPLLLLRAAALALLALAFARPVLTSGSTASADAQAGATVILLDRSQSMGYEGVWARAVDSARAIVNRQGAGDRVALVAYDDAAEVVQRLTTDKAAVLGALQTLKPLPRGTKLAPALRTGRQVLLDAPFADAELVVVSDLQRASASGIAGVELPTGVRVHGVAVGPERWRNSVLRTLDARRVVSGERTQLAVKARVYTRGDSAARTVTASLSVNGREANSKSVALAADGETVITFDPVPAPDGPVTLRVALSPDLLAADDTLVAVVPRDDALRVALVAGGDVRASETLFFERALGIGQAPAVRVDRMPALPAGDALTRSAVLVFWDALPPANEALKQWVEQGGGLVVVAGRRVAAARTTNASIVPAEVDGSADRLSDRGGSLRELRMEHPLLAPFRDVPEAIRSVRALRYPRLTPAAGSDVIARFDDGLPAVVEQRMGAGRVVMLALPLDNLLGDFPVQPAYLPFVRQLMLHTSGRDATPLWRSVGERWALATGMTDPVVTAPDASLLRPVADSMGAAVPLNDAGVYAAYNRQASGTPVAVVAVNVPPSEGELTPLDTAELLLGVRTTTDSAASAAAATAGASGEATESLVDLERRQNPWRFFIMAVLALLAIETWVATRGRRGQARRSITGSNLSTAGRSTRRGTNEAASPSARAEEAR; the protein is encoded by the coding sequence ATGGGCCTCGGCTTCCTCGTTCCGGCGTTTCTGGCGGGCCTCGTGGCGCTGGCCGTGCCCTTGCTGCTGCACTTGCGCAACAAGGATCGCGACCGGCCGCTGCGTTTCCCCTCGCTGATGTTCCTGCAGAAGCTGCCCATTCGCACCGAGCAACGGCAGCGCATCACCGACTGGCCGCTGCTGCTGCTGCGCGCCGCGGCGCTGGCGCTGCTGGCGCTGGCCTTCGCGCGTCCGGTGCTCACGTCCGGCTCGACGGCTTCGGCCGACGCGCAGGCCGGCGCCACGGTCATTCTGCTTGATCGCTCGCAGAGCATGGGGTACGAGGGCGTCTGGGCGCGTGCCGTCGATTCAGCGCGGGCCATTGTGAATCGGCAGGGCGCCGGTGACCGGGTTGCGCTGGTGGCCTACGATGACGCGGCGGAAGTGGTGCAGCGGCTCACTACCGACAAGGCAGCGGTGCTCGGCGCGCTGCAGACCCTCAAGCCGTTGCCGCGTGGCACCAAGCTGGCCCCGGCGCTGCGCACCGGGCGGCAGGTGCTGCTCGATGCCCCGTTTGCCGACGCGGAGCTGGTGGTGGTGTCCGATCTGCAGCGGGCCAGCGCCAGCGGCATTGCCGGCGTGGAACTGCCCACTGGCGTTCGTGTGCATGGTGTGGCGGTGGGGCCTGAGCGCTGGCGCAATTCGGTGCTGCGTACGCTCGATGCACGCCGCGTGGTGTCGGGCGAGCGTACGCAGTTGGCCGTCAAGGCCCGCGTGTACACACGTGGTGACTCCGCCGCGCGCACCGTCACGGCATCGCTCAGCGTCAATGGACGCGAAGCCAACAGCAAGAGCGTGGCGCTGGCCGCAGACGGCGAAACGGTCATCACCTTTGATCCCGTTCCCGCTCCCGATGGGCCGGTGACGCTGCGTGTGGCGCTGTCGCCCGACTTGTTGGCGGCCGATGATACGCTGGTGGCCGTGGTGCCTCGCGATGACGCCCTGCGCGTGGCGCTGGTGGCTGGCGGCGACGTTCGTGCCAGTGAAACGCTGTTCTTCGAGCGCGCCCTGGGCATCGGACAGGCACCCGCCGTGCGCGTCGATCGCATGCCGGCACTCCCCGCGGGTGATGCGCTTACTCGCTCTGCGGTGCTGGTGTTCTGGGATGCCCTGCCACCGGCCAACGAGGCGCTGAAACAGTGGGTGGAACAGGGCGGCGGGCTGGTGGTGGTGGCGGGCCGACGCGTGGCGGCGGCGCGTACGACCAACGCGTCCATTGTGCCGGCCGAGGTGGATGGCAGCGCAGATCGGTTGAGCGACCGCGGCGGCAGTTTGCGCGAACTCCGCATGGAGCACCCGCTGCTTGCGCCGTTCCGCGATGTGCCCGAGGCAATTCGCAGCGTGCGGGCACTGCGCTATCCGCGTCTCACGCCTGCCGCGGGCAGTGACGTGATCGCACGCTTTGATGATGGCTTGCCTGCCGTGGTGGAGCAGCGCATGGGCGCCGGTCGTGTGGTGATGCTGGCACTGCCGCTGGACAATCTGCTGGGTGACTTCCCCGTACAGCCGGCCTATCTACCATTCGTGCGGCAGCTCATGCTGCATACATCGGGACGCGATGCCACGCCGCTCTGGCGCAGCGTTGGTGAGCGCTGGGCGCTTGCCACCGGCATGACGGACCCGGTGGTAACGGCGCCTGATGCCAGTCTGCTGCGCCCCGTCGCCGATTCCATGGGTGCGGCAGTGCCGCTCAACGACGCGGGCGTGTACGCCGCGTACAACCGGCAGGCCAGCGGCACGCCGGTTGCGGTGGTTGCGGTGAATGTGCCCCCGTCGGAAGGGGAGCTCACACCGCTCGATACGGCGGAGTTGCTGCTGGGTGTGCGCACCACGACGGACAGCGCCGCCAGTGCCGCGGCCGCAACGGCCGGTGCCTCAGGTGAAGCCACGGAGTCACTGGTGGACCTCGAGCGTCGGCAGAATCCGTGGCGCTTCTTCATCATGGCTGTACTAGCGCTGCTGGCCATCGAAACCTGGGTGGCCACACGCGGACGACGAGGACAGGCCCGGCGCAGCATTACCGGCAGCAACTTGAGTACAGCAGGTCGCAGTACCCGAAGGGGTACCAACGAGGCAGCCAGCCCGTCAGCGCGGGCGGAGGAAGCACGATGA
- a CDS encoding DUF4159 domain-containing protein, translating to MSGFLSMPAFRVALRLAVIAGATLGLLLGARELPAQRRGGRPQPILPNVPYDGRITWVRIKYLMPDFSFSRRDEPWAHDYPRGERNFTKILSELSTTRIRVDASNILTLDDPALGRYPIAYMAEPGFWRPNDAEVLGLRKYLSKGGFIIFDDFAGEHWFNFESQMLRVFPSLRAVPMELSHPIFDSFYRIATLDYRHPYYGYKSAFYGYFEDNDPKKRLLAIVNYNNDLSDYWEFSDVGMYPLDMSNEAYKLGINYFVYALTR from the coding sequence ATGTCCGGATTCCTCAGCATGCCAGCGTTCAGGGTGGCGCTGCGTCTGGCCGTCATTGCCGGCGCTACGCTGGGCCTGCTGCTCGGTGCGCGCGAGTTGCCCGCGCAGCGGCGCGGCGGACGTCCGCAGCCCATTCTGCCCAACGTGCCCTACGACGGCCGCATCACCTGGGTGCGCATCAAGTATCTCATGCCCGACTTCAGTTTCAGTCGGCGTGACGAGCCCTGGGCGCACGACTATCCGCGCGGCGAACGCAACTTCACGAAGATCCTGAGTGAGCTGTCCACCACGCGCATCCGCGTGGACGCCAGCAACATTCTCACACTCGATGATCCGGCGCTGGGTCGTTACCCGATTGCCTACATGGCGGAACCCGGGTTCTGGCGTCCCAACGACGCGGAAGTACTGGGACTGCGCAAGTATCTGAGCAAGGGCGGCTTCATCATCTTCGACGACTTCGCCGGCGAGCACTGGTTCAACTTCGAAAGCCAGATGCTGCGGGTGTTTCCGTCGCTGCGTGCGGTGCCCATGGAGCTCTCGCACCCGATCTTCGATTCGTTCTATCGCATTGCCACGCTGGACTACCGTCACCCGTACTACGGCTACAAGTCGGCGTTCTATGGCTACTTCGAGGACAACGATCCGAAGAAGCGTCTGTTGGCCATCGTGAACTACAACAACGACCTGTCGGATTACTGGGAGTTCTCCGACGTGGGGATGTATCCGCTGGACATGTCCAACGAAGCGTACAAGCTGGGCATCAACTACTTCGTCTACGCGCTGACCCGCTGA
- a CDS encoding DUF58 domain-containing protein → MPVAPAAFLDPALLATISDLALLARTVVDGFMHGQHRSMRKGSSLDFAEHRSYQPGDDLRRIDWRVYGRTDRFYIKEYDADTNASVLFAVDASGSMDWGSGTVTKFVYARILAASLAWLSQSQGDRVGLATFTATLTEVIPPSVRHLQRMLHALATTAVGGPSRLVECVEQVGLLSARTGIVVLVTDCYEDPERLGRALDALRMHGHDVILFHVVDPAERELPGDDDTTFEDAETGVLLPLKPDALRDKYRTLVGAHHRALEQRLVAAGADYVRLDTSEPLDRALHAYLDARLTRSRVR, encoded by the coding sequence ATGCCTGTCGCTCCCGCCGCCTTTCTCGACCCCGCGCTGCTCGCCACGATCTCCGATCTGGCGCTGCTTGCGCGTACGGTCGTGGACGGCTTCATGCACGGGCAGCACCGTTCCATGCGCAAGGGCTCGTCGCTCGATTTCGCCGAGCATCGCAGCTATCAGCCCGGTGACGACTTGCGGCGCATCGACTGGCGCGTCTACGGCCGCACCGATCGCTTTTACATCAAGGAGTACGACGCGGACACCAACGCGAGCGTGCTCTTTGCCGTGGACGCGAGCGGGTCCATGGACTGGGGCAGCGGCACCGTCACCAAGTTCGTGTATGCGCGCATACTGGCCGCGTCGCTCGCATGGTTGTCGCAGTCGCAGGGCGACCGGGTGGGGCTGGCCACGTTCACGGCCACGCTCACCGAGGTCATCCCGCCCTCAGTGCGGCATCTCCAGCGCATGTTGCACGCGCTGGCCACCACGGCCGTGGGCGGTCCGAGCCGTTTGGTCGAGTGTGTGGAGCAGGTCGGACTGCTTAGCGCGCGCACGGGCATCGTGGTGCTCGTGACCGACTGCTACGAAGACCCCGAGCGACTTGGGCGTGCTTTGGACGCGCTGCGCATGCACGGGCACGATGTCATTCTCTTTCACGTCGTGGACCCAGCCGAGCGCGAGCTGCCGGGCGACGACGACACCACGTTCGAGGATGCCGAGACCGGTGTGCTGCTGCCACTCAAGCCGGACGCGCTGCGTGACAAGTATCGCACGCTGGTCGGTGCGCATCATCGCGCACTCGAGCAGCGTCTGGTAGCCGCTGGCGCCGACTACGTGCGACTCGACACGTCCGAGCCGCTGGATCGTGCGCTGCATGCCTACCTCGACGCGCGCCTCACGCGCAGCCGGGTGCGCTGA
- a CDS encoding tetratricopeptide repeat protein: MIPRRLSRVLAGLVWLWPALGCAQESRATSPDRFAALILAAEQAAARGHREVSVRLARQLTSQYETSGATSAAEHTSAGRAYVLQGVGNVGAVKAALAAFDRATAMDSSYLESQRRTAALFLDKYDAPEARTLYTGVLRRAPDDAEALLGLARVEEFESKGNALETARKSANANPRFALARAFIARLHLDAESFDSARVTARSAVALDSSLLDAWSVLGAVAWLTGDSASYREAQAVARRLQPGGAEFDVFLAEAAVRQRRYAEAVRLAGEAVRRDSLSVSALGVLGTNQLRLGDFTAGRAALERAFALDPYNVWHKNTLDLLDKMRGFRTVERGRFRITAPEKEAELLVLYIAPLLERAYDSLALRYDYRPATPIHLELYDVQADFSVRTVGLNGLGALGVSFGNLLALDAPNVQAKGSYNWGSTAWHELAHTFTLGASAHRVPRWLSEGLSVLEERRANAGWGARGSLGWLMAYSGGRIRPLSQLNDGFMRPRSPDEVGNSYYQASLFGEWVESTRGAMALRDMLKGYRDGQDTPTVFQRVLGLSMAQADAQFDAWVQARYASAIAAVGGMRTAGASRDSSGGSFVRTMREALTLMNARPDSARVLFERARSMMPAYAGDDGPSWFLSQLALQRGDTAAVLTYLPEVTGRDETAYDANVLEARVRGRRGDVAGAMAAWERALWIWPYEAADRRELAQLAAQAGDHARSIRERRAVLALRPTDVLQARYELAKALADGGDVAGARRELLSVLEEAPSYEQAQALLLELRRRGGPR; the protein is encoded by the coding sequence GTGATTCCGCGTCGACTCTCCCGCGTGCTGGCTGGCCTCGTGTGGCTCTGGCCCGCGTTGGGCTGTGCGCAGGAATCGCGGGCCACGAGCCCGGATCGCTTTGCGGCGCTCATTCTGGCGGCCGAGCAGGCGGCGGCGCGTGGGCATCGCGAGGTGTCAGTTCGACTCGCACGGCAGCTTACGTCGCAGTACGAAACGAGCGGCGCAACGAGTGCCGCCGAGCATACGTCGGCGGGCCGTGCGTATGTGCTGCAGGGCGTCGGTAATGTGGGTGCGGTGAAGGCCGCGCTGGCCGCCTTCGATCGCGCCACGGCCATGGACTCGAGCTATCTCGAGTCGCAGCGGCGTACGGCGGCCTTGTTTCTCGACAAGTACGACGCGCCCGAAGCCCGTACGCTGTACACCGGCGTGCTGCGGCGCGCGCCCGACGATGCGGAGGCCTTGCTGGGACTCGCGCGTGTAGAGGAGTTCGAGAGCAAGGGCAATGCGCTCGAAACCGCGCGCAAGAGTGCCAACGCCAACCCGCGCTTCGCGCTGGCCCGCGCGTTCATCGCACGCCTGCATCTCGACGCCGAGTCTTTTGACAGTGCGCGTGTCACGGCGCGCTCGGCGGTGGCACTCGACAGCAGCTTGCTGGATGCGTGGAGTGTCTTGGGTGCAGTGGCCTGGTTGACCGGTGATTCCGCGTCGTACCGTGAAGCGCAGGCCGTCGCCCGCCGTCTGCAGCCGGGCGGCGCGGAGTTCGATGTCTTTCTCGCCGAAGCAGCGGTGCGCCAGCGTCGCTATGCCGAAGCGGTGCGACTGGCCGGCGAGGCCGTTCGGCGCGACAGTCTGTCGGTGTCCGCACTTGGCGTGCTGGGCACCAATCAGTTGCGTCTGGGAGACTTTACTGCCGGACGTGCAGCGCTCGAGCGGGCCTTTGCGCTCGATCCGTACAATGTGTGGCACAAGAACACGCTCGACCTGCTGGACAAGATGCGTGGCTTTCGTACGGTTGAACGTGGGCGCTTTCGCATTACGGCGCCCGAGAAGGAAGCCGAGCTGCTGGTGCTGTACATCGCACCGCTGCTGGAGCGCGCCTACGACTCGCTGGCACTTCGCTACGACTACCGCCCCGCCACGCCCATCCATCTCGAGCTCTACGACGTGCAGGCCGATTTCTCGGTGCGTACCGTGGGGCTCAATGGTCTCGGCGCGCTGGGTGTGAGCTTTGGCAATCTGCTGGCCCTCGATGCGCCCAACGTGCAGGCCAAGGGCAGTTACAACTGGGGCAGCACCGCGTGGCACGAACTGGCCCACACGTTCACGCTGGGTGCATCGGCGCATCGTGTGCCGCGCTGGCTCTCCGAAGGCTTGTCGGTGCTGGAAGAACGGCGCGCCAACGCGGGTTGGGGCGCCCGCGGTTCGCTGGGCTGGCTTATGGCCTATTCAGGCGGTCGCATTCGTCCGCTGAGCCAGCTCAACGACGGCTTCATGCGGCCGCGCAGTCCCGACGAAGTGGGCAACAGCTACTATCAGGCCTCGCTGTTTGGTGAGTGGGTGGAAAGCACACGAGGCGCGATGGCACTGCGCGACATGCTGAAGGGCTACCGTGATGGCCAAGACACGCCGACGGTTTTTCAGCGTGTGCTGGGTCTCAGCATGGCACAGGCCGACGCGCAGTTCGACGCCTGGGTACAGGCACGATATGCCTCCGCCATCGCGGCAGTTGGTGGCATGCGGACGGCTGGTGCATCGCGTGACAGCAGCGGGGGCAGCTTTGTGCGCACCATGCGTGAGGCCCTGACACTGATGAACGCCCGACCGGACTCGGCGCGTGTGCTGTTCGAGCGCGCCCGGAGCATGATGCCGGCCTATGCCGGTGACGATGGGCCCTCGTGGTTTCTTTCACAGCTTGCGCTGCAGCGTGGCGATACGGCGGCGGTGCTGACCTATCTCCCTGAGGTCACGGGCCGCGACGAAACCGCGTACGACGCCAACGTGCTGGAGGCGCGTGTGCGTGGCCGGCGCGGCGACGTGGCGGGCGCCATGGCGGCGTGGGAGCGGGCCTTGTGGATCTGGCCATACGAGGCGGCGGACCGACGTGAACTGGCGCAGCTCGCAGCGCAAGCGGGTGACCATGCGCGCTCCATTCGCGAGCGTCGTGCCGTACTGGCGCTGCGCCCAACCGATGTGCTGCAGGCGCGCTATGAACTGGCCAAGGCCCTCGCGGATGGTGGGGATGTGGCGGGCGCACGCCGCGAGTTGCTGTCGGTACTCGAGGAAGCACCGAGCTACGAGCAGGCGCAGGCACTGCTGCTGGAGTTGCGTCGCCGCGGAGGACCGCGCTGA
- a CDS encoding DUF4175 family protein, producing MSPDRQLLATLEQLRRQWRLRVLLESLVWVLAAVVLAVVASWGVLTLLGGEGPTLLMARLFGYAVIAAAVIRGLIMPLLTRASPQRFALYVEERAPSLRQALLAAVQEAETPVAQRLSPSLSERLMRRAHDAIRTLPRDASLERPRMIRAGQWSGLLAVGATLLLVLGPQSVRDGARVLFMPFGTAQAAVPVRALSIEPGNASVPRGGAIEVEATLVGFAASGAELVFRSDSGATTEWQRLPMVPSADSARFRSRLFDIVTPTEYYVESADVRSAVFRLTVNDMPAVSRVSLDLQFPAYSGLPREHIDDGGDVAAIVGTTVTVHAAVTRAVAGGTLRFDDGSTVPLVADSAGRVSGSFRVARSGFYHVDLRTTDGTIVAGAVEYVVDAIPDRAPVVRISEPGRDTKVSNTDEVTIAVDASDDLGVTSLELRYRVNGGAEQTVKMPGGVGSRPREAQGAHTLFLEELPLQPGDLVAYHAVVRDGAGKVGSSDVYFLEIRPFGKDYRQSDDAPQQGGGGAGQQGDSPDGFVQRQREIVSATFNWLRDSAATADKQRRQDMTTLAISEGRLRTDVEQLVTRLTERGVADSDTMFAKIRGELAQGAAELKSAEELLGRVRGGDALAAEQRALQRLQRAEAMYRDVQLQQQQQGGGGGGGGGGQRNAEDLADLFELETDKQRNQYETVQQSRPEQAAQQEVDASLERLRQLAARQQQENERMQRMADAMRQRLAQQGGQQGSQSGGQSGGAAGSQSAGTPNAGSSGAQRELARQAEEEARRLERLSREQNNPELTRAAQQLQQAADNMRRAASGSGTQGNAALEELNRATRNVESAREAATNQGVQRLADRARELESRQQRIAEEMRGLQAASGAARGERLQELSQQKDALRDAVRQLESEADRVARAARRDQPRAASAVSEAADAMREMRLADKIEFSKQVARGGSVEYQNAFEGQISENVRDVADKLRAATGALQGESVARRQKRTLERTRELVASMESLRDRMSGQQGQQGQQGQQGQQGQQGQQGQQGQQGQQGQQGQQGQ from the coding sequence ATGAGTCCCGATCGCCAACTGCTCGCCACGCTCGAACAGCTGCGCCGCCAGTGGCGCCTGCGTGTGCTGCTCGAGTCTCTCGTGTGGGTACTCGCGGCCGTGGTACTGGCCGTGGTCGCATCGTGGGGTGTGCTGACGCTGCTGGGCGGCGAAGGCCCCACGCTGCTGATGGCGCGTCTGTTCGGTTACGCAGTGATTGCGGCCGCGGTCATTCGCGGGCTCATCATGCCGCTGCTCACCCGCGCCAGCCCCCAGCGCTTTGCGCTCTACGTGGAAGAGCGGGCGCCATCGCTGCGTCAGGCGTTGCTTGCTGCCGTGCAGGAAGCCGAAACGCCGGTCGCACAACGCCTCTCGCCGTCGTTGTCCGAGCGACTCATGCGCCGCGCCCACGACGCCATTCGTACGCTGCCGCGCGACGCCAGTCTCGAGCGCCCACGCATGATCCGTGCGGGCCAGTGGTCAGGGTTGCTGGCTGTTGGCGCCACGCTGCTGCTGGTGCTGGGTCCGCAGTCAGTGCGCGACGGAGCGCGGGTCTTGTTCATGCCATTCGGCACGGCGCAGGCCGCCGTACCGGTGCGCGCCTTGAGCATTGAACCGGGCAACGCCAGCGTGCCGCGTGGTGGAGCCATTGAGGTGGAGGCCACCCTGGTGGGCTTTGCCGCCAGTGGCGCCGAGCTGGTGTTCCGCAGCGACAGTGGCGCGACGACGGAATGGCAGCGACTGCCGATGGTGCCGTCGGCCGATTCGGCGCGCTTTCGTTCGCGGCTGTTCGACATCGTGACGCCCACCGAGTACTACGTGGAGTCGGCCGACGTGCGTTCGGCCGTGTTCCGTCTCACGGTCAACGACATGCCGGCCGTCTCGCGGGTGTCGCTGGACCTGCAGTTCCCGGCGTACAGCGGTTTGCCGCGTGAACACATCGATGACGGCGGCGATGTCGCGGCCATCGTGGGTACAACCGTCACCGTCCATGCGGCCGTCACGCGCGCGGTGGCTGGTGGCACGCTGCGCTTCGACGATGGCAGCACGGTGCCACTGGTGGCTGACAGTGCGGGCCGGGTGAGTGGCAGCTTCCGCGTCGCGCGCAGCGGTTTCTATCATGTGGACCTGCGCACGACCGACGGAACGATTGTGGCAGGTGCCGTGGAGTACGTGGTGGACGCCATTCCCGACCGGGCGCCGGTGGTGCGCATCAGTGAGCCGGGGCGCGACACGAAGGTGTCCAACACCGACGAGGTGACGATCGCGGTGGATGCCAGCGATGACTTGGGTGTGACCTCGCTCGAGCTGCGGTATCGCGTCAATGGCGGCGCGGAGCAGACGGTGAAGATGCCGGGCGGTGTGGGTAGCCGGCCGCGTGAGGCGCAGGGTGCCCACACCCTCTTCCTCGAAGAACTGCCGCTGCAGCCCGGCGACCTCGTGGCCTACCATGCCGTGGTACGTGACGGCGCGGGCAAGGTGGGCAGCAGTGATGTGTACTTCCTCGAAATCCGACCGTTCGGCAAGGACTATCGGCAGTCGGACGACGCGCCGCAGCAGGGTGGTGGTGGTGCCGGCCAGCAGGGCGACTCACCCGACGGATTTGTGCAGCGTCAGCGCGAGATCGTGTCGGCCACGTTCAACTGGTTGCGCGACAGTGCCGCCACCGCCGACAAGCAGCGTCGTCAGGACATGACCACGCTCGCCATCAGCGAAGGCCGGCTGCGCACGGATGTGGAGCAGCTGGTGACACGTCTGACGGAACGTGGTGTGGCTGACAGCGACACGATGTTCGCGAAGATCCGCGGCGAACTGGCGCAGGGTGCCGCGGAGCTCAAGTCGGCCGAGGAGCTGCTGGGCCGGGTGCGCGGCGGTGACGCGCTGGCGGCCGAGCAGCGGGCGCTGCAGCGTCTGCAGCGGGCCGAGGCCATGTACCGCGACGTGCAGTTGCAGCAGCAGCAACAGGGTGGCGGTGGTGGTGGCGGCGGTGGCGGGCAGCGCAACGCCGAGGATCTGGCTGACCTGTTTGAGCTCGAGACCGACAAGCAGCGCAATCAGTACGAGACCGTGCAGCAGTCGCGTCCCGAGCAGGCGGCGCAACAGGAGGTCGATGCGTCGCTCGAACGCCTGCGTCAGTTGGCAGCGCGTCAGCAGCAGGAGAACGAGCGCATGCAGCGCATGGCCGACGCCATGCGGCAGCGTTTGGCGCAGCAGGGTGGACAGCAGGGCAGCCAGTCTGGTGGACAGTCTGGCGGTGCGGCGGGCAGCCAATCGGCGGGAACGCCGAATGCCGGCAGCAGTGGCGCGCAGCGCGAACTGGCACGTCAGGCCGAGGAAGAGGCGCGGCGTCTGGAACGACTCTCGCGCGAGCAGAACAACCCGGAGCTGACGCGTGCGGCGCAGCAGTTGCAGCAGGCGGCCGACAACATGCGGCGTGCCGCAAGTGGTTCCGGCACGCAGGGCAATGCGGCGCTCGAGGAACTCAACCGCGCCACGCGCAACGTGGAGAGCGCGCGCGAAGCGGCCACCAATCAGGGCGTGCAGCGACTGGCTGATCGCGCGCGGGAGCTCGAGTCACGTCAGCAGCGCATTGCCGAGGAGATGCGTGGTCTGCAGGCGGCGAGTGGCGCGGCGCGTGGCGAACGTTTGCAGGAGCTGTCGCAGCAGAAGGACGCGCTGCGGGACGCAGTGCGGCAGCTCGAGAGCGAAGCGGATCGCGTAGCGCGTGCGGCGCGTCGTGATCAGCCACGCGCTGCGTCGGCGGTGTCGGAGGCGGCCGATGCCATGCGGGAGATGCGTCTGGCCGACAAGATCGAGTTCTCCAAGCAGGTGGCCCGCGGCGGATCAGTGGAGTATCAGAACGCCTTCGAAGGGCAGATCAGCGAGAACGTGCGCGATGTGGCGGACAAGCTGCGTGCGGCCACCGGGGCGCTGCAGGGTGAGTCGGTGGCCCGTCGTCAGAAGCGCACGCTGGAGCGCACGCGCGAGCTGGTGGCGAGCATGGAGTCGCTGCGTGATCGCATGAGTGGCCAGCAAGGGCAGCAAGGGCAGCAAGGGCAGCAAGGGCAGCAGGGCCAGCAGGGTCAGCAGGGGCAGCAAGGGCAGCAGGGCCAGCAAGGGCAGCAGGGCCAGCAGGGCCAGC